In Alistipes sp. ZOR0009, one genomic interval encodes:
- a CDS encoding DUF6261 family protein — protein sequence MELEHLELKRLGNNEAVSYTMEWLVIIALFPNLQKALAKSHTPFKVAVQQAVDATTKIDLTGITANRKEKHLERGSNYLRFRGIVESGMQSNEVAERSAAVKLVRTIRLHGWRMQSKPADKFSTSLTGLIGALKDPELVEAIALVGADKAYAALIASQVEFEKADALCIKARAENKKISPTKALKQVGVEFTKLVTAIEGLLLTSDDPQLEDMVKQLNVLTLAKRATVRGKATRLENAKKDMSAPKK from the coding sequence ATGGAACTTGAGCATCTCGAGTTAAAGAGGTTGGGAAACAACGAGGCCGTGAGCTACACCATGGAGTGGTTGGTTATTATTGCCCTTTTCCCAAATTTGCAGAAAGCGCTAGCAAAGAGCCATACCCCCTTTAAGGTAGCGGTACAGCAGGCGGTAGATGCAACCACCAAGATTGACCTTACCGGAATAACCGCCAACCGTAAGGAGAAGCACCTGGAACGCGGTTCGAACTATTTACGCTTTAGGGGTATTGTTGAGTCGGGCATGCAGAGCAACGAGGTTGCCGAGCGTAGCGCAGCCGTAAAGCTAGTACGTACCATTAGGCTCCACGGATGGCGTATGCAGTCCAAGCCAGCCGATAAGTTTTCGACCTCGCTTACGGGGCTCATTGGTGCCTTAAAGGATCCTGAGTTGGTTGAGGCAATAGCGCTTGTTGGGGCCGATAAGGCTTACGCGGCACTTATTGCATCGCAGGTTGAGTTCGAGAAGGCAGATGCGCTATGTATTAAGGCAAGAGCTGAAAATAAGAAGATATCTCCCACGAAGGCGCTAAAGCAGGTTGGTGTGGAGTTCACTAAGCTAGTAACAGCCATCGAGGGGCTACTGCTTACCTCAGACGATCCGCAGCTCGAAGATATGGTGAAGCAGCTTAACGTGCTTACCCTAGCCAAGCGGGCCACCGTTAGAGGTAAGGCTACCCGCCTTGAGAATGCAAAAAAAGATATGAGCGCTCCAAAGAAGTAG